ATTAGATCTGTTAAGGAACAATGCCTTTATCAGCTCTGAATTGGTAAGGGCTATTTTGCCGATGTTCAGTCGGGTGAACACCTTTATGGGGTCTTCGTCAACAGATTCATACCATATAAAATTAACTTTGTTTTTCAGCTTGTCCAAGAATGCCCCTTTGTCAAAGTCAGGCTTGAGCCATTCGTTCACGGTTTTCCTGGCTTGAGCCATATAATAAAAGTCAATGTTGTCCCTTTCATCATATTTATCCATATTGAGAAGGAATTCCCTGCTTTTAGCGCGAGTTGCGTATTCCAATGAATAAGACTCATCGGAGTCAAGGCATCTGAGAATAATGTATATAGTGGTAAGTCGCTGTTGCCCGTCTATAACTTCCCACTTGCCAACGCTCTTATTGAGAATTTCCCTTATCGCTGAAAGTTTATTCCTTTCATGTATTTTTGCCACAATATCATTTTCGTTGCGCAGTCTCACTACCAATGGTTGCAAGCAATAGAATCCATCCTTGCTGGCATCGAACTCGTTGATGTCGTTGAGCAAGTCCTTCACTTGTTGGCGTGTCCACCTGTAGCCGCGCTGATAATTCGGGATGAAAAAGCTCAAGCCTGAAAGCTCTCCTATTGTTTTCAACCCAATTTGATTGTCGTTACATTGTTGTCCCATAATATTCGTAATTTTATAATTTTCCACTATAGTATTTCATTTCCTCTAATCCACAAAGTCCGAAGTCCTTTATTTCTCTCAGAAACAGCCGTGCACACATCTCCGCGTCATCTCCTGCCCGGTGATGCCGTCCGTAGGGAATCTTAAACTGGTCGCAAAGGTAATCCAGACTATTGCAACCGAAGTCATAGAGCTTGCGGGCGGCACGCAGGGAGCAATAATAAGTAATGTCAGGCTTCTCCATGCCGTATAGTTCCAATGAATGACGGATGCAACCGACGTCGAAAGCGGCATTGTGAGCCACAAGTATAGGAATATCTTTAAGGTATTCACTGATTTCCGCCCATACTTCCGGAAACTCTGGAGAGTCAACTGTATCATTCGGGCGGATGCCGTGTATCTGCATGTTCCAATAACTGTACCTGTTTCCTTGCGGACGGACAAGCCACGAACGGGTCTTGGTCACCTCACCGTTACGCACCACACAGATACCGGCTTCGCAAATGGAAGCACGTTTGCCTGTGGCCGTTTCAAAATCTATGGCTATGAAATTTATTCCTTGCATGGCTTGCCCTCCTTCTTTTCTGTATAAAAGTCCAATATGTTTTGGGCGAAGTTGCGCATCTCGTCACGTACCGATTCCGGCTCCAATACTTCCACTTGGTCGCCTTGGGCAAGCACCAACTGATAGAAGTCGAAAGTTGGTTTTAGGTGGTATTCAAAGAGAGTCGATTCGTCATCACTTCCAATCTCACGCTGTGATTCATGCAAAGGCAATGTGCGCAAATAGTCCGCAAAACCATTGTATGCCCGAAGAACAATCTTTTGAGACGATTCGTTAGAAGTGATTATGCCACAACATCCTTCAAAATAGCTGTGTACATCGAAGTTCTTTTTCATCTTGAACGTCCGTCCCGTATCTTGAATGTCTGAAATACGGTCGAGGGCGTACACCAAATACACATCACTTGGCTTGACGCCTTGTTCTTTATTCCGCTCGGAGTAATAAGGACTGCGCGCCACCACATACCAACGGCGTTTCACCACTTTCAAGAAGTAAGGCTCAATGTCGAATGTGCTGGGTTCCGGTTTGCCGAAGCCTTGGTGCGTAATGCTCAACACATGGTTACGACGCATGGCATCCGCAATGCAGGTCAGCCAGGTCTGTCCCGAAGGGATTTCCTCAAAGATAATCCGGTCTTCCAGCTTGTTATCCGCTTGTATCTGGTTCAATGTGGCGTATGAACTGATAAGCCAGCTGCGCAGATTATTGCCCTCTATGCGTTCCGGCTCGTCAATATAATAACGGTATCCGTCCTTCCGGTCACATTCTATATATACATCAAAAATGTCTTTGATGGCTTTCTTATGGTTATGAAAGGTCTTCAAAGGC
The Phocaeicola salanitronis DSM 18170 genome window above contains:
- a CDS encoding 3'-5' exonuclease → MQGINFIAIDFETATGKRASICEAGICVVRNGEVTKTRSWLVRPQGNRYSYWNMQIHGIRPNDTVDSPEFPEVWAEISEYLKDIPILVAHNAAFDVGCIRHSLELYGMEKPDITYYCSLRAARKLYDFGCNSLDYLCDQFKIPYGRHHRAGDDAEMCARLFLREIKDFGLCGLEEMKYYSGKL
- a CDS encoding helix-turn-helix transcriptional regulator, with the translated sequence MAANLFGRYVWLMDILRRYKRLTFQEINELWQESGLGYGEELPLKTFHNHKKAIKDIFDVYIECDRKDGYRYYIDEPERIEGNNLRSWLISSYATLNQIQADNKLEDRIIFEEIPSGQTWLTCIADAMRRNHVLSITHQGFGKPEPSTFDIEPYFLKVVKRRWYVVARSPYYSERNKEQGVKPSDVYLVYALDRISDIQDTGRTFKMKKNFDVHSYFEGCCGIITSNESSQKIVLRAYNGFADYLRTLPLHESQREIGSDDESTLFEYHLKPTFDFYQLVLAQGDQVEVLEPESVRDEMRNFAQNILDFYTEKKEGKPCKE